A window from Telopea speciosissima isolate NSW1024214 ecotype Mountain lineage chromosome 8, Tspe_v1, whole genome shotgun sequence encodes these proteins:
- the LOC122670481 gene encoding transcription factor bHLH148-like, whose amino-acid sequence MASPLILNPETNTERSRESKKKRKKKPSNPSQSQNQNQTRWKSPAEQQSYSSKLIEALRQVRRNPSPSLAPASSSSSSTSDSPCSAESIPRGGRAVREAADRALAVAAKGRTRWSRAILTNRLKLKFKKKRKQRVAIPDNCRSKRRGGISILALKKDKRLPTVQRKVRVLGSLVPGCRKLPFPDLLEEATDYIAALEMQVRAMTTLTQLLSVAGGAAPTVGPSSLDRLGSTQR is encoded by the coding sequence ATGGCGTCGCCCCTGATCTTGAATCCTGAAACTAACACCGAGAGATCCCGAGAGtccaaaaagaagaggaagaagaaacctTCGAATCCGAGCCAGAGCCAGAATCAGAACCAGACGAGATGGAAATCCCCTGCCGAACAACAGAGTTATTCCTCCAAGCTCATCGAAGCTCTGCGTCAAGTTCGCCGTAATCCTTCACCTTCACTAGCACcggcatcttcttcttcttcttccacttctgaTTCTCCTTGTTCGGCGGAATCTATCCCACGCGGAGGCCGTGCCGTGAGAGAAGCAGCGGACAGGGCCTTAGCCGTAGCAGCCAAGGGACGAACGAGATGGAGTCGAGCGATCCTGACAAACAGGCTCAAATTgaaattcaagaagaagaggaagcagaGGGTAGCTATCCCCGATAACTGTAGATCCAAGAGACGAGGGGGGATCAGCATCCTTGCCTTGAAGAAAGACAAGAGGTTGCCGACGGTACAACGGAAGGTGCGTGTCCTCGGAAGCTTAGTTCCAGGATGCCGGAAACTCcccttccctgatcttctcgaGGAAGCCACAGATTACATAGCAGCCTTGGAGATGCAGGTCAGAGCCATGACCACCCTCACTCAACTGCTCTCCGTCGCCGGTGGGGCTGCACCCACCGTCGGTCCTTCGAGTCTGGACCGCCTCGGTTCCACGCAGAGGTGa